In Thalassotalea fonticola, a single genomic region encodes these proteins:
- a CDS encoding sulfatase family protein, with protein MLKKISALSTAILALLQMGCGDEVNHGNHVLHEKNTKPNIVIFYIDDLGYGDVGSYGAVGVETPSIDKLAENGVRFTDAHSSAATCTPSRYSLLTGEHGFRNNAAILPGDAPSLIRPGKATLPAMLKKAGYQTAVIGKWHLGLGDGDVNWNGDVSPGPLDIGFDYSFLLPATGDRVPTVYLENTKVVNLDPNDPISVSYKGKVGERPTRLERPDLARVVADEQHSETIINGVSRIGTMGGGESALWVDEDFPDVFTGKAIDFIHANKNKPFFLFHSYHDIHVPRLPHPRFKGKSSMGPRGDAIAQMDWMTGKVVSELEQLGLAENTLIIFTSDNGPVLTDGYDDQAIELLGDHKPWGPFRGGKYSAFEAGTRVPTIVYWPGKVKPKVSDALLSQMDIYASVAKLVGVKLEDNEAVDSVEYLSVLLGEEEIAREALIEESVATNSLRVNQWKYIAPVKNNNVAAFLAHKNIEGGFAEKPQLFDLSKDITEQNNLASANPKLVQQMQLRLTEIINSGY; from the coding sequence ATGTTAAAAAAAATATCTGCGCTCAGCACAGCAATTCTGGCGTTACTGCAAATGGGTTGTGGTGATGAGGTTAATCATGGTAACCATGTGCTGCATGAGAAAAATACTAAACCCAATATCGTTATTTTTTATATTGATGATCTTGGCTATGGTGATGTCGGCAGTTATGGAGCCGTCGGTGTAGAAACGCCATCAATTGATAAGCTTGCCGAAAATGGTGTTAGGTTTACCGACGCCCATAGCTCAGCGGCCACTTGTACCCCTTCTCGATATTCACTGTTAACCGGTGAACATGGCTTTCGCAATAATGCGGCAATTTTGCCAGGAGATGCACCTTCACTCATTCGTCCAGGAAAAGCAACATTACCGGCAATGCTAAAAAAAGCGGGTTATCAAACCGCGGTCATTGGTAAGTGGCACCTTGGTTTAGGCGACGGAGATGTTAACTGGAATGGCGATGTGAGCCCAGGACCACTTGATATCGGCTTTGATTATAGCTTCTTACTACCTGCCACTGGCGATCGGGTACCAACGGTTTATCTTGAAAACACCAAAGTGGTAAATTTAGACCCTAATGATCCAATTAGCGTAAGCTATAAAGGCAAGGTCGGCGAGCGTCCAACTCGTTTAGAACGTCCAGATTTAGCAAGAGTTGTAGCCGATGAGCAACACAGTGAAACCATCATTAACGGCGTTAGTCGCATTGGTACTATGGGCGGCGGTGAATCTGCTCTTTGGGTAGACGAAGACTTCCCTGATGTTTTTACTGGCAAAGCGATTGATTTCATCCACGCAAACAAAAACAAGCCGTTTTTCTTGTTCCATTCATACCATGATATTCATGTTCCTCGTTTGCCGCATCCAAGGTTTAAAGGGAAAAGTAGTATGGGGCCGCGTGGCGATGCGATAGCGCAAATGGATTGGATGACCGGCAAAGTAGTGAGCGAGCTTGAACAATTAGGTCTAGCCGAGAACACCTTAATCATCTTCACCAGTGATAATGGCCCAGTATTAACCGATGGGTATGACGACCAGGCAATCGAATTGCTTGGTGATCATAAGCCATGGGGACCATTTCGAGGTGGAAAATACAGTGCCTTTGAAGCCGGCACCCGAGTGCCTACCATTGTTTACTGGCCTGGAAAAGTAAAGCCTAAGGTAAGTGATGCATTATTGTCGCAAATGGATATTTACGCTTCTGTGGCAAAACTAGTTGGCGTAAAACTCGAAGATAATGAAGCAGTAGATAGCGTTGAATATTTATCTGTATTGCTGGGTGAAGAGGAAATAGCTAGAGAGGCATTGATAGAGGAATCGGTGGCGACTAACTCTCTGCGGGTTAACCAGTGGAAATATATCGCACCAGTAAAAAATAACAATGTTGCAGCATTTTTAGCTCATAAGAACATCGAAGGTGGTTTTGCTGAAAAGCCACAACTTTTTGATCTTTCAAAAGACATTACTGAGCAGAATAACCTTGCTAGTGCGAATCCAAAACTTGTTCAACAAATGCAGCTTAGGCTGACTGAAATAATTAATTCAGGTTACTAA
- a CDS encoding TonB-dependent receptor: MQRSNLLAILLMVISTTTFANSKNTIVNFNLPKQNADSAIIAFAEQADITLLFPLDKLEGVTTNEVVGWYKVSRALTVLLADTGLKAEMGDSGLFSIVIEQNFGDTQLSNNEAAAVTSDEESGITSSSDMTQITKKNISEKDEMEVITISGVRGSIAQSINDKRFSTEIKDSISAEDIGQLPDENIAEALQRVTGIQMTRAPDGEGTSIQIRGLSNNNVEINGQTASGSGADRSVNFQDIPSELFSAIEILKAPTADKIEGSLGGTINLKTRRPLNIQDDQVGSITAKVKYNEFSDKTAPDFSGFFAKNFRNTAVGDVGFVINFGHKEIISQTDVFGGGSFGAAPAQWFRRSGGQIPAGNNSNNQFLADGSFQYLSSDDDNGDTVYGIDVNQDGVVDQHDNYYTPGGIRTFSRYVESQRDSLNFTSQWQPSDKVNVYFDYSTADSDEDLYGSQMSLAFNAARSFPINGADYSLTPVSDDTYMLESGLIGATSVRMGGAPSVRNTWRESENVTVGVDYQLSNDLLTEFAFSTSNGSSKTKQAQLNMGYDWDSNSNIDPADWAGLVAYDFSNGDIPNATFYQSPQHPADGLQPATSFNELVALDPTSLSYDRLNYFQMQRNADDTQNEDSAYKLDFTYDLEGDFFTSIKVGARVATREFERASYINSNQKDGFTANGLVTAVDIQQIKVNPDANDDPEDAQTAIDLMQCFTHDGIDVGRSNLPSSWTTTRCGSDTFTEYFNMHDIRAINPNSGSGYYETEGSRYDVVEDTEAVYFKADFYTFWGDMPFFGNFGVRYVVTDTESSGYLQNAPVAGMPTSFSWVSLNGNYQDVLPSLNLNLSLTDEMLIRFAAYEAISRPNLADLSPSIRLNYNADIEGYVGTANMGNPKLEPIRTINYDISYEWYYSKSSMFSAALFSKDLESVIFVDAADKMAVEIGGQLFLATQPQNQEGTLINGVELNLQHSFAHLQSLLSNTGFGINYTYTDEDSNNFDEEGDPIGRVGLSEHSYNLAAYYDDDTFSIRLAYNWRDDFVRRPSVALGFNRPETLPEIEKARGQLDLTANYSINGNLKINFSAINLNESRSERYMKYEKLVNYIAESGVKYNLGLVYRF; this comes from the coding sequence ATGCAAAGGTCAAATTTACTCGCAATATTACTGATGGTTATATCGACTACAACCTTTGCCAATAGCAAAAATACCATTGTAAATTTCAACCTGCCTAAACAGAATGCTGATTCGGCAATTATAGCGTTTGCTGAACAGGCTGATATCACTTTACTGTTTCCTTTGGATAAGCTTGAGGGAGTAACAACTAATGAAGTTGTGGGTTGGTATAAAGTTTCCCGAGCGTTAACAGTGTTATTGGCCGATACTGGTCTTAAAGCTGAAATGGGTGATAGTGGGCTATTTTCTATCGTTATAGAACAAAATTTTGGCGATACGCAGTTAAGCAATAATGAAGCCGCGGCTGTTACTTCAGACGAGGAGAGCGGCATTACATCTTCGTCAGACATGACTCAAATAACTAAAAAGAACATTTCAGAAAAAGATGAAATGGAAGTTATTACTATTTCAGGTGTCAGAGGCAGTATTGCCCAATCGATAAACGATAAACGCTTTTCCACCGAAATCAAAGACAGTATTTCAGCCGAAGATATTGGCCAGTTACCCGATGAAAACATTGCTGAAGCACTGCAACGGGTTACTGGCATTCAAATGACGCGAGCGCCAGATGGCGAAGGTACCTCGATACAAATACGTGGCCTTTCTAATAACAATGTCGAGATCAACGGGCAGACGGCATCAGGCTCTGGCGCCGATCGCAGTGTTAATTTTCAAGACATTCCATCAGAACTATTCTCTGCTATCGAGATATTAAAAGCGCCAACCGCTGATAAAATAGAAGGTTCGCTCGGTGGTACCATTAATTTAAAAACTCGACGGCCGTTAAATATTCAGGATGATCAAGTTGGCTCAATTACCGCCAAGGTTAAATATAATGAATTTAGCGACAAAACCGCACCTGATTTCAGTGGTTTTTTTGCGAAAAACTTTAGAAACACGGCTGTGGGTGATGTGGGGTTTGTCATCAATTTTGGCCATAAAGAAATCATCAGTCAAACCGATGTGTTTGGTGGTGGCAGTTTTGGCGCTGCCCCGGCGCAATGGTTTCGTCGAAGTGGTGGCCAAATCCCTGCGGGCAATAATAGCAACAATCAATTTTTAGCCGATGGGTCGTTTCAATATTTAAGTAGCGATGACGACAATGGCGATACTGTTTATGGTATTGACGTAAACCAAGATGGCGTTGTTGATCAACACGATAATTATTATACGCCCGGCGGTATAAGAACCTTTTCACGTTATGTTGAATCACAACGAGACTCTTTAAACTTTACTTCGCAATGGCAACCAAGTGACAAGGTAAATGTTTACTTTGATTATTCAACGGCTGATAGTGACGAAGATTTATATGGCTCACAGATGAGTCTGGCGTTTAACGCCGCCCGTTCGTTTCCCATTAATGGCGCGGATTACAGTTTAACGCCCGTTAGTGATGATACTTATATGCTTGAAAGTGGCTTGATAGGCGCGACGAGCGTTAGGATGGGCGGTGCGCCTTCGGTCAGAAATACCTGGCGTGAGTCCGAAAACGTCACGGTTGGTGTAGACTACCAACTCAGCAACGACCTGCTAACAGAATTTGCCTTCAGTACCTCGAACGGTTCAAGTAAAACCAAACAGGCACAATTAAACATGGGTTATGATTGGGACTCAAATAGTAATATTGATCCCGCTGATTGGGCTGGTCTCGTTGCTTATGATTTTAGCAATGGCGATATTCCAAATGCCACGTTTTACCAATCGCCACAACACCCTGCTGATGGCTTGCAACCAGCAACCAGTTTTAATGAGCTAGTCGCATTGGATCCAACCAGTTTATCTTATGACCGGTTGAATTATTTCCAGATGCAAAGAAATGCCGATGATACCCAAAATGAAGACTCGGCCTACAAATTAGATTTCACCTATGATCTTGAAGGTGATTTTTTTACATCAATAAAAGTAGGTGCCAGAGTCGCGACTCGAGAATTTGAACGTGCCTCTTATATCAACTCCAACCAAAAAGATGGTTTTACCGCCAATGGGTTAGTTACTGCGGTTGATATTCAACAGATAAAAGTAAATCCAGATGCTAATGATGATCCTGAAGATGCTCAAACTGCAATCGATCTGATGCAATGTTTTACTCATGACGGTATAGATGTCGGCAGGAGTAACTTACCGAGCAGCTGGACGACAACTCGTTGTGGTAGTGATACCTTTACTGAGTATTTTAACATGCATGATATCAGGGCGATTAACCCTAATTCAGGCTCGGGGTATTATGAAACTGAAGGTTCACGCTATGATGTAGTAGAAGACACCGAAGCGGTTTATTTTAAAGCCGACTTTTATACTTTTTGGGGAGACATGCCATTTTTTGGTAATTTCGGTGTTAGATACGTAGTCACTGATACAGAATCTTCAGGTTACTTGCAAAATGCTCCAGTTGCCGGCATGCCTACAAGCTTTTCATGGGTTAGCTTGAATGGTAATTACCAAGATGTATTGCCATCATTGAACCTTAATTTGAGTTTAACTGATGAAATGTTAATTCGTTTTGCCGCTTATGAAGCCATTTCTCGTCCTAATTTAGCTGATTTATCTCCAAGTATTAGGCTGAATTATAACGCTGATATAGAAGGTTATGTCGGAACAGCCAATATGGGTAATCCAAAATTGGAGCCAATCAGAACAATCAACTACGATATTTCTTATGAATGGTATTACTCGAAAAGCAGTATGTTTTCTGCTGCCCTGTTTAGTAAAGATTTAGAATCGGTTATTTTTGTTGATGCTGCGGATAAAATGGCGGTGGAAATTGGCGGTCAGTTGTTCTTGGCGACTCAGCCACAAAACCAAGAAGGCACCTTAATAAATGGCGTTGAGCTGAATCTACAACATTCCTTCGCTCACTTGCAAAGCTTGTTGTCAAATACTGGGTTTGGCATCAACTACACCTATACCGATGAAGACTCAAATAACTTTGATGAAGAAGGCGATCCAATTGGCCGTGTTGGCTTGTCAGAGCATAGTTATAACTTAGCCGCTTACTATGATGATGATACTTTTAGCATCCGTCTAGCCTATAATTGGCGCGATGACTTTGTGCGCAGACCCAGTGTTGCGCTTGGTTTTAACCGTCCAGAAACACTACCTGAAATAGAAAAAGCACGAGGCCAGTTAGATTTAACGGCAAACTATTCTATTAACGGTAATTTAAAAATCAACTTCTCGGCCATAAATCTTAACGAATCAAGATCAGAACGCTATATGAAGTACGAAAAGTTGGTCAATTACATTGCTGAATCCGGGGTCAAATATAACCTGGGTTTAGTCTATCGTTTTTAA
- a CDS encoding RNA polymerase sigma factor, giving the protein MLTNYVMPGDGMFHQIYLASRESLRRVVARIAPPSEIEDIVQETYVRICQVKNPEAITSPKSFIFTTAKNLALDYQKQAGVRLVDSVDDWTEFERVINDASTDEVFQAKVASDEFAELCEAIRLLPVQCRKVFVLKKVYGYSQKEISHQLEISESTVEKHISSGTKRCMQFKRNRNKINEAKMNNSKEGFGGAYE; this is encoded by the coding sequence ATGCTAACAAATTATGTGATGCCTGGAGACGGTATGTTTCATCAAATATATTTGGCCTCGAGAGAGAGTTTGCGAAGAGTTGTTGCGCGCATTGCTCCGCCAAGTGAAATTGAAGATATTGTTCAGGAAACATACGTAAGAATATGCCAGGTGAAAAACCCTGAGGCTATCACATCGCCAAAATCATTTATCTTTACTACAGCTAAAAATTTGGCTTTAGATTACCAAAAACAAGCTGGCGTACGTTTAGTTGACAGTGTTGATGACTGGACTGAATTTGAACGTGTTATCAACGACGCCAGTACCGATGAAGTATTTCAGGCAAAAGTGGCTAGTGATGAGTTTGCCGAGCTTTGTGAAGCAATTAGATTATTGCCGGTGCAATGCCGGAAAGTTTTTGTGTTAAAGAAAGTGTATGGCTATTCACAAAAAGAAATTTCCCATCAATTAGAAATTAGCGAAAGCACGGTAGAGAAACATATATCGTCCGGTACCAAACGCTGTATGCAATTTAAGCGCAACAGAAACAAGATTAACGAAGCTAAAATGAATAATTCAAAAGAAGGATTTGGAGGTGCGTATGAGTAA
- a CDS encoding FecR family protein: protein MSNIHQLHQQAEQDDLVLDQASDWIAKMDRGLTTKESKQFQRWIHMSPEHMKVMFEVAQMWDKLDELNRLSDIFPKSAVKGNWFSNQFKAIAASVVFLVCVLLLQTEQLPFLHGQQQYTTLATQYETEVGESNTIHLPDSSVLVLNTNSLVNVTYSEEARTIELQRGELHIEVAHNKSRPLRVLAAGKVIQAVGTAFNVQVSDKLVELIVTDGKVLVDSQNSLTQESPISNRAIPVAKGEMIDLHISLPVAEGVVKKVEQSEISSKLSWRKGNLIFRGDSLADAIKEISRYSDISFELADDEQLRKIKVAGMFKTGDIDGLLSVLEKSFNIEYKKVSAKKITLALKG, encoded by the coding sequence ATGAGTAATATACACCAATTACATCAACAGGCTGAGCAAGATGATTTAGTATTAGATCAGGCCAGTGACTGGATTGCTAAAATGGATCGTGGGTTAACCACGAAAGAATCTAAACAATTTCAACGATGGATACACATGTCACCCGAACATATGAAAGTAATGTTTGAAGTGGCGCAAATGTGGGATAAATTAGATGAGCTAAATCGCTTGTCAGACATCTTTCCCAAGTCGGCAGTAAAAGGTAATTGGTTTTCCAATCAATTTAAAGCCATTGCCGCTTCGGTTGTTTTCTTGGTATGTGTTTTATTACTGCAAACAGAGCAACTACCATTTTTGCATGGACAACAGCAGTACACTACGTTAGCAACACAATATGAGACTGAGGTTGGTGAAAGCAATACTATACACTTACCTGATTCCAGTGTTCTAGTGCTAAATACTAACAGCTTAGTCAATGTAACATATAGCGAAGAGGCTCGTACTATTGAATTACAACGAGGCGAATTGCATATTGAAGTCGCTCATAATAAATCTCGTCCACTGAGAGTATTAGCCGCAGGAAAAGTAATTCAAGCTGTTGGTACTGCATTTAATGTACAAGTAAGTGATAAGCTGGTTGAACTGATTGTGACCGATGGCAAAGTATTAGTAGACTCTCAAAATTCACTGACGCAGGAAAGCCCTATCAGTAACAGAGCGATTCCCGTTGCTAAAGGTGAAATGATTGATTTACATATCTCCTTACCGGTCGCAGAAGGTGTGGTAAAAAAAGTTGAGCAAAGTGAAATATCCTCGAAGTTATCTTGGCGTAAAGGTAATTTAATTTTTAGAGGCGACTCATTAGCCGACGCCATAAAAGAAATCAGTCGTTATAGCGATATTTCCTTTGAGTTAGCCGACGATGAACAACTCAGAAAGATTAAAGTAGCCGGAATGTTTAAAACGGGTGATATCGATGGACTGTTATCGGTATTAGAAAAAAGCTTTAACATTGAGTACAAAAAAGTCAGCGCTAAAAAAATCACCTTGGCATTAAAAGGTTAA
- a CDS encoding sialate O-acetylesterase: MIKLFYLLFFICIISGCASTHNSAKHVFILSGQSNMVGLDVDTFFTPRIIEAFGADNTIVVKDAKGGQPIRRWDKNWQPSLNNVSKNYQAKNNGDLYQRLIAKVELAIKDEQIASLTFLWMQGERDAREQHGHLYQQSFLNIVEQLKRDQGQEKMNVVIGRLSDFDLANNKYKHWTLVRDAQVQLTKQLDNAAWVNTDDLNDGLNRQGKVINNDLHYSQQGYQLFGKRLADAAIALLNE; the protein is encoded by the coding sequence ATGATTAAATTGTTCTATTTATTATTTTTCATTTGTATAATTTCTGGCTGCGCAAGCACGCACAATTCAGCAAAGCACGTATTTATTTTGTCTGGACAGTCAAATATGGTCGGTTTAGATGTGGATACTTTTTTCACTCCGAGGATTATTGAAGCATTTGGCGCTGATAATACCATTGTCGTTAAAGACGCTAAAGGTGGGCAACCGATAAGGCGCTGGGACAAAAATTGGCAGCCATCATTAAATAATGTTTCGAAAAACTATCAGGCAAAAAATAATGGTGATTTATATCAACGCTTAATTGCCAAGGTTGAACTTGCCATTAAAGATGAACAAATTGCCTCGCTGACCTTCCTATGGATGCAAGGTGAGCGTGATGCCAGAGAACAACATGGTCATTTATACCAACAAAGTTTTCTCAATATCGTTGAGCAACTAAAGCGCGACCAGGGCCAAGAAAAAATGAATGTGGTGATTGGTCGGCTGAGTGACTTTGATCTGGCGAATAACAAATATAAGCACTGGACCTTGGTCAGAGACGCGCAGGTACAGTTAACAAAACAGTTAGACAACGCCGCTTGGGTAAATACAGATGATTTAAACGATGGCCTTAACCGTCAGGGAAAAGTGATTAATAATGACTTACATTACAGCCAACAAGGCTACCAACTTTTCGGCAAACGCCTAGCTGACGCTGCAATCGCGTTGCTCAATGAATAG
- a CDS encoding glycoside hydrolase family 16 protein → MKQQATSVITAIAIACGSISALAATVDPQTPVDALPASEETGWSLEFTDEFNGASLDATKWSIDVSTKTRSPRWDRGIDDWWFVAENVSVDGIGNLVLDVSKFDANTMHTGSVSSKNLYEPTYGYVEARIQIADSTKDTHTAFWLQGQNQSNVDGTGNDGAEVDIFESAWFSDSTKAVVHIDGYGADHQANTKPYKTPGIHSGYHTYGMEWNEHVMNIYYDGVLKTQYEGTWVPQVAEFLWLSDGASFGDIGTFSSEPVGWLTSAKFDYVRTWQAVSVTDLVLVGGAKMNGDFNSAAGTAVTFANTPGWYNLGGAQTQVATNNNITFDASQNLVATSARIAALNTGYAMVAGDAFDIRYVWKDDWNWVDATDNISVSLFVTDDDTLAGVRTDLVIDVSPLSSQNGSYETVAHDGIYTATALDAGKVIFVAIQGDSAGYARVDNFELVRHSAPASNDAPAFTVSPINKANATVDVAYSGSLAGSATDANGDTLTYRLVSTPTWLTLASDGTFSGTPTQAAADSWTVEVSDGTDTDTTTLNITVDPASSEPATLFSDDMESASLSAWTVTGDASVKTPAAYNGTYGVELKKTTIIDRIVSTLGYTNITLSYARRTLSLAGAENLRVRWKIQGTGTWYDLETLNTTAYANHSKLLPVAAENTSIVIRFVTNANKNNEKAYVDDIVVTGE, encoded by the coding sequence ATGAAACAACAAGCAACAAGTGTGATCACCGCAATAGCAATAGCGTGTGGCTCTATCAGCGCCTTGGCCGCAACCGTGGATCCACAAACCCCCGTTGACGCTCTGCCAGCATCAGAAGAAACAGGTTGGAGTTTAGAATTTACTGATGAGTTTAACGGCGCCAGTTTAGATGCAACGAAATGGAGTATCGATGTAAGCACCAAGACTCGGTCGCCACGCTGGGATCGCGGTATTGATGATTGGTGGTTTGTAGCTGAGAACGTTTCAGTCGATGGCATTGGCAACTTAGTGTTAGATGTCAGTAAATTTGATGCCAATACCATGCACACAGGTTCCGTGAGTTCAAAAAACCTTTATGAACCTACCTATGGCTATGTGGAAGCAAGAATACAAATCGCTGACAGCACCAAAGACACCCACACCGCGTTTTGGCTGCAAGGTCAGAATCAAAGCAATGTAGATGGTACCGGTAACGATGGCGCGGAAGTCGATATTTTTGAGTCCGCATGGTTTAGCGATAGCACCAAAGCGGTTGTGCATATCGACGGCTACGGCGCAGATCATCAGGCAAATACCAAGCCGTATAAGACACCTGGCATTCATAGTGGCTACCACACCTATGGTATGGAATGGAACGAGCACGTGATGAATATTTATTATGACGGCGTGTTGAAAACTCAATATGAAGGCACTTGGGTTCCGCAAGTCGCCGAATTTCTCTGGCTCTCAGACGGGGCAAGTTTTGGTGATATCGGCACCTTTAGCAGCGAACCTGTGGGTTGGTTAACCAGTGCAAAATTTGATTATGTTCGTACCTGGCAAGCAGTATCGGTTACTGACTTAGTGCTTGTTGGCGGCGCAAAAATGAACGGTGATTTCAATTCTGCAGCCGGCACTGCAGTGACCTTTGCCAACACCCCAGGCTGGTACAACCTCGGAGGTGCACAAACACAAGTTGCTACCAATAATAATATTACTTTTGATGCCAGTCAGAACCTTGTGGCCACATCCGCTCGCATTGCCGCACTGAATACCGGTTATGCTATGGTTGCAGGTGATGCCTTTGATATCAGATACGTATGGAAAGATGACTGGAACTGGGTTGATGCTACAGACAACATCAGTGTTAGCTTGTTTGTTACCGATGATGATACGCTTGCCGGTGTGCGTACCGATTTAGTCATAGATGTCTCGCCACTTTCTTCACAAAATGGTAGTTATGAAACCGTTGCTCATGACGGAATTTACACGGCGACAGCATTGGATGCAGGTAAAGTAATCTTTGTTGCCATTCAAGGGGACAGTGCCGGTTATGCCCGTGTTGATAATTTTGAATTAGTCAGACACTCTGCACCAGCAAGCAACGACGCGCCAGCGTTCACTGTGAGTCCGATTAACAAAGCCAATGCCACGGTAGATGTGGCTTACAGCGGCTCACTCGCAGGCTCGGCGACGGATGCCAACGGTGATACATTAACTTATCGTTTAGTGTCAACACCTACCTGGTTAACCCTTGCCTCGGATGGCACCTTTTCAGGCACGCCAACGCAAGCAGCAGCAGACAGCTGGACGGTAGAAGTCAGTGATGGTACAGATACGGATACAACAACATTAAATATCACGGTAGATCCAGCGTCTTCAGAACCCGCGACATTATTTAGTGATGATATGGAAAGTGCCAGCCTAAGCGCCTGGACGGTAACTGGAGATGCCAGTGTTAAAACCCCTGCCGCATATAATGGTACTTATGGTGTTGAGCTTAAAAAGACGACTATCATCGACCGCATTGTCAGCACGTTAGGTTACACTAATATTACGCTGAGTTATGCTCGTCGCACGCTGTCGCTAGCCGGCGCTGAAAACCTTAGAGTGCGTTGGAAAATACAAGGAACCGGCACTTGGTATGACCTGGAAACCCTTAATACCACAGCCTATGCGAACCATTCTAAGCTGCTTCCTGTTGCCGCGGAGAATACCAGTATCGTGATTCGATTCGTCACCAATGCCAACAAAAACAATGAAAAAGCATATGTCGATGACATTGTTGTGACCGGTGAATAA
- a CDS encoding sulfatase-like hydrolase/transferase yields the protein MCSPSRAGLLTGRYQQRFGHHHNLQDKPEGNDTEENFRTTLKNKQKTIPELFQQASYITFIIGKGDYNYY from the coding sequence ATATGTAGTCCGTCAAGGGCTGGACTGTTAACTGGTCGTTATCAACAACGTTTTGGTCATCACCACAACCTACAAGACAAGCCTGAGGGTAACGACACTGAAGAAAATTTTCGCACCACCTTAAAAAACAAGCAGAAAACAATTCCTGAACTATTCCAACAAGCCAGTTATATAACCTTTATCATAGGCAAAGGTGATTATAATTATTACTAA